The window aaatttggtccttagtgtatgaaaccccagatcatatgttatgtgattggttttgaggtgacgcgcatgctaggtgacggatatgtgggtgtgcaccgtagggattgtgacttggtcaaattccatggaactgtgtagttgaattatctgttgatatccgtacattctctacgtgttaaggaaaattgagttgagactcgtattaaaaatcatgcttagacatatgttgttattattggtacccactcGGGTCATTTAtatggttgaattatatgttcaaattgaaatttcaCATTCaatcatgtttattcatttcatatcatatctcagtctctgttgctatttattaaaatatcatattatcaattttgggctgattatcatgatttctgagagcccaagagactggagaggttgatgactgagtgaggccgatggcctaattatgaggatatttatggatcgggctgcacgccgcatcatattttatttatttatgccatgattggcttgatataacgcttgggctgaaggagcccctccggagtctgtacacatcccaagtgagcgcaggtacctactgagtgcgagtgcgagtgccgagtgatgagtgactgtgacgaaagagtgaatgggaggactgagtgactgctACTCTGAGAGGAtatattgatttcattatttgctgcatttcagctgtcatatataattattttgaaaattttggaaaagtattattttctgtttcggtcaaacttgttatgaaatttcagtgaaatcttaaatattgaacttgagagcatgcctacccttttatgttggaaagtactgtatttggacttagctgagaagctcgtcactactttcaactccttatttgttattattacttgctgagttggttgtactcatactacaccctgcacttcgtgtgtagatccaggtgatcccggacacagtgggtgttgattatttcacacaattgattttttggagattcagaggtagttgctatatttcgcagaccttgtctctctttccctacccttttgtttattgtatttggtctcagattattatagatcGAGTTTCCTatacttgtaatgtatagattcTCATGTAGTCAGTGACATTGGGTTTTGGGAGTGTGTTTATTTCTAATGCTTGTGGGATTTattcttaaacttaattattatgtttttagtatttaaaaGGAATTGTGGGTTagtgatgttgtcggcttgcctagtatcgagataggcgccatcatgatggataagattttggatcgtgacatatagcggttgagctgaaggagcccctccggagtctgtacgcatccccagtgagcgcaggtaccaaCTAAGTGTGAGTgtcgatgtcacgacccaaaacctaacccgtcgtgatggcgcctaccgtgatactaggcaagctgacatttTCAAAACACTtacaaaatttaacagaaatgaattaagacatttaaaataaccagaggttttcataaaaatgggggtaaaatccaaaataacataagtgcgaaaagaaaataacccaacatcggggtgtcactgagtcatgagcatctagatatctaGTCTAATACAAatagtgtctaagtatcaatacataaaagaaagaaaacatagaaggagatACAAGGTCTGCGTacgccgacagctacctcgtagtctcctaTACTCGATCACacacgaactcaacgacctccgtgctcaaacacacctggatctgcacatgacgTACAGGGTATAGCATAggtacaactaactcagcaagtaacagaaataaataaggaactgagaaggaaCTGAGAAGGAAGTAATGAGCTATACAATACAGTTCATTTCAATAATTCCAGTAatgaatagacatgctttcaaattcggcagttcaaatcaaatcaattttatacaattaAAGTGCGGGTAAAttcggatatagaatctttcataaatttcatgacaatgacagatagaaactaagtgcatcaacaaataaaaaagcaagtacagcctctcaaggcaacagtcactcaactcgtcactgCAGCTCAATCACTCAACTCTCatccctcagtactcacactcaataggtacctacgctcactgtgggtgagtagactacggaggggctcctttcagcccaagcgttatatcgctgcggcgtgcagctcgaccCAATCAAATAAGTAGACATAAggatcgttgcggcatgcaacccgttccacagtccataaatagccataagtctcgttgcggtgtgcaacccgatccatattcCTCACATAGCTCGCAGCttggcactcaggccctatctcagtcactaacctctccagccctctCGGGCTTTTAGAAATCATACAAATCAGCCAAAAGAGACAATAGCAGTATCAACAAGGAAACAAGAGGAAACagagatatgatacgcaagtaaaactgtgactgagtacaaaacagtAAATAGCGGCTAATTCAACAAGAACCCGACCGCTGAGGGTCCCAACAGTAATaccatatggcctaagcatggtttctaacattaATGACACTCAAATTTCTAGAAGATAGAGAGAACAGGTAATTAAGAATAggttattcgactttacagtctcactgGACgcaccaagtcacaatcccccacggtgcacgcccacatgcctgtAACCTAGCATGtccgtcacctccaaaatagtcacatcataccaaaattcggagtttcataccctcaggaccagatttaaaattgttacttacctcaacccgcgtaaaatcctactccgcaatgccttttcccctcgaatcaatctccaaacgccctgaatctagccacaagcagtacaatataattaatataggctaaaagaatcaatttcacaagaaaaacacaaaacTATAAGTCAAAATCCGAAATAAGCTCAAACCCggaccccgagcccacgtctcaaaatccgataaaagtcacaaaacccgaaaatccattcactcacgagtctaaccatactaaattcatcaaaaaccgacatcatttggtcctccaaatccccaaaatccactctccaattctcaagccctaaacccccaaatttcatttcaaaatcacGCTAATTAGGTGGGGAAAATTAGTGGGAAATCAAGATTTATgataaaaaataagtacaagaagcttacctcaaaaATCCCCTCAAAAATCTTCACCAAAATCGCCTAAGTTCGAGTCTCAAATGGTGAATTAagactaaaatcgcgaacccttgctttTAAACCTTCCGCCCagatttttcgcatctgcggacccactatcgcatctgcgacgccgcacctgtggaaaatccatcgcaggtgtggattCCACTTAAAATCCTAGCTTCCGTTCCTACGCCTAGAAGATCGCATCTGCAGAAACCCATCGTACTTACGGctaaaactcgcacctgcgcccagcTGCCTGCTTTTGCGACCATCGCAGGTGTGGGAAACTTTTCTCACCTGCGGCTTCTGCTCATCTCATCCTTGGCCACTTCTATGGTCCCATccccgcttctgcgagctcgcacctgcggttcccactccgcaggtgcaattacaccagCAACAGCAACACTTCAGCTACCTTTCAAATCCAAAACCAAGTCTGAAACCTCCCGAATTCCACCTGacgcccccgggacctcaaccaaagttgccaacaagtcatataacccaatatgaacttagtcaaactttcgaatcactcaagacaacatcaaaacatcgatTGCACCCGGATtgaagcctaaagaacttctaaactttcgaattccgcAAATGacaccgaaacctaccaaaccacttccgattgacctcaaattttgtacacaagtcataatcaatatTACGAACCTATtacaacttccggaattagaatccaaccccgatattaaaagtcaatcccccggtcaaactttccaaaaatttaactttcgccatttcaagcccaaattagctacagacctcaaattcacagtctggacacgctcctaagtcaataatcacccaacggagctaacagaatcgatggaactccattttggagttgtcttcacataattttgactatggtcaaaatcctgagacttaagcttccgttttagggactaagtatcccaaaatactccgaaaccaaaaataagaCCTCCCGGCTAGTCACATAAGCAAAAACAGATACGgagaaaatagtaaataggggatcgcgactaatacactcaaaacgaccggccgagtcattacagcCAAGTGCTAAGTGAttgagaggattgagtgactaAGAGAAAAGAGTGaatgtgaggttggagtgaatgggaggactaaATGAccgttactctgagaggatgcattgattcaattattgctgcatttcagctgtcatatatcagtGTTTTGGAAAACTCTAAAAGATATTATTTCTGATTCAAtcaaaatttgatatgaaattactgtggagttttaaatgttgaacttgaaagcatgtctaccttTTTATGTTgaaaagtactgtatttggacttagctgtgaagatcgtcactactttcagttctttatttattattgttacttgctgagttggttatgctcatactacaccctgcacttcgtgtgcagatccaggtgatccagACACAATGAGttttgattctttcacacagttaatttttcggagattcagaggtagctgccatgtttcgcagaccttgtctctccttccctatccttttgtttattatttttggtctcagattattatataTCGTGTTTTCCAGACCTGTAATGtgtagatactcatgtactcagtgacaccggattttgggagtgtatttgtatccagtatttgtgggattttctcttaaacttaattattatgttttttcgtatttaaaagaaattgtgggtaattgatgttgtcgacttgcctagtattgagataggcgtcatcacgatgggtgagatttcgggtcgtgacaagttggtatataCCATAATATTTTCTAAATACCCCAATAAAACTGGCTTTCTGGTAATATTAGGTAGAAGAAAATGCATCTTCACTTCAAGATTTGTACTTTTTCTCAATAAAATGAACTAGATGGTTTGGTATCTTATTGCTTCAAATTCGCTGATAATTAAAATGGCCTTCATATTTATCTAAATCACCATTTTACATTTTACCGATCCATTAATCTTATTATTCATTTCATGTAGCTACACTAACCAGTAAGATTAATTgaaattatatttaattttttttttgtttttttttttcagaatttgaCCTAACAGATAATGAgttgaaaaattattatttgcaaaAGTTGGAAAACTTCTTAAAAGGTTGTGGAAGAAGTTTTGGGGATTTTCCAATAATGCCAACGCCTACTTATAAAGAGGAAGAAGTTGACACCAGTAACAAATTAATTCGAGATGAATTGTGTTATAATAGACGCGCTTTGGCAGAGGAACATGAAGAGTTAGTAAAGAATTTGACAGGTGAGCAAAATTGTAGTTATGAGAAAATAATAACAGTTGTGAATGAAAACAAAggtgaatttttctttttatatgaTTTTGGAGGAACATGCAAGACTTTTATTTGGAGGACTCTTTCTTCTGCCATAAGATCTAAAGGAGATATTGTGTTAACTGTTGCATCTAGCGGGATTGCATCTCTTTTGTTACCAGGTGGTCGAACAGCTCATTCAATATTTATAATTTCACTCAATCTTACTGAAGATTCAACATGTAATATCAATCAAGGTACTCTGTTAGCAAACTTGATTGCCAAGGCAAAGTTGATTATTTGGGATGAGGCACCTATAATGCATAGTTATTGTTTTGAATCTCTTGATAGAACTCTAAGAGACATTCTTATATTCAAAGATGCATCCAACTTAGAACGGCCATTTGGAGGTAAAACAGTTGTTCTTGGTGGTGACTTCAGACAAATATTACATGCCATTCTAAAAGGTACTAGGCAAGATATTGTTAATGCTTCTCTCAATTCTTCTTATTTATGATCTCATTGTCAATTCTTAAGGCTAACAAAGAATATGAGATTGCAAAGTAATGAAATAGGGTCCCAGATGCAAGAGTTGAATATTTTTCAGATTGGATTTTTGCAATTGGTGATGGTACGATTGATAATTCAGTTGATGGCAATGAAAAAGTTGAAATACCATATGATCTTCTGATAAAAGATTCTGTTGATCCAATATCTGCAATTTTGGAAAGTACATATCCTGATTTTATCAATCGTTGCAACGATATAGGATACCTCCAACAAAGAGCCATTCTTGCTC is drawn from Nicotiana tabacum cultivar K326 chromosome 9, ASM71507v2, whole genome shotgun sequence and contains these coding sequences:
- the LOC142163805 gene encoding uncharacterized protein LOC142163805, with the protein product MEFDLTDNELKNYYLQKLENFLKGCGRSFGDFPIMPTPTYKEEEVDTSNKLIRDELCYNRRALAEEHEELVKNLTGEQNCSYEKIITVVNENKGEFFFLYDFGGTCKTFIWRTLSSAIRSKGDIVLTVASSGIASLLLPGGRTAHSIFIISLNLTEDSTCNINQGTLLANLIAKAKLIIWDEAPIMHSYCFESLDRTLRDILIFKDASNLERPFGGKTVVLGGDFRQILHAILKDWIFAIGDGTIDNSVDGNEKVEIPYDLLIKDSVDPISAILENTSKPRSAYAVRKNTAEAAISTKIRIDEPNGKRVTEVIPETFVGSKYKSVFLSKGMINTMVPLMKPSLFGNPTII